The following nucleotide sequence is from Romeriopsis navalis LEGE 11480.
AATCCATTGTAGAGAGCAAAACGGACCGATCGCATCCGCAACAAGTCGGAACCTGTGCAGCCTAGAATACGCATCAAAAAATCCGTATCCCCATCCCAGCGTTCCTGCCTTCCACGATCCAGTGGTATAACAGATAGAGTAAAAATGCTCTGGCCCAAGCCGAGCCATATCACCAAAGTATTGGAGAAGCGATCGTGGCTGCCGAAACGATTGAGAAGCAATCAACTATCCGGAAGCCAGCGCCAATGTACCGGGTGCTGCTTCACAACGACCCCGTCAACACGATGGAATATGTGATTCAGTGCCTCATCGAGGTATTGCCCAGCCTGAGCCAACCCCAGGCAATGAACATCATGATGGAAACCCACAACAACGGGATCGGCCTTGTCACCATTTGCGCCTTTGAACCTGCGGAGTTTTATTGCGAGTCACTCCGGAACAAAGGTCTGACCAGTACAATCGAGCCTGATGAATAGCGATTTAGGCCGTTTTACTTG
It contains:
- the clpS gene encoding ATP-dependent Clp protease adapter ClpS codes for the protein MAAETIEKQSTIRKPAPMYRVLLHNDPVNTMEYVIQCLIEVLPSLSQPQAMNIMMETHNNGIGLVTICAFEPAEFYCESLRNKGLTSTIEPDE